A single window of Watersipora subatra chromosome 9, tzWatSuba1.1, whole genome shotgun sequence DNA harbors:
- the LOC137404418 gene encoding uncharacterized protein — protein sequence MNWKQCIENYNPDQCIKVYNIFSGEDVFSCGEVCGTKYHKQLCNKCPKEFVALNKTCEDSTTQASSQAQSTTTVTPLTILRTTLFITRATTVIDNTSAAEYVTNENKTLTPVVTGLIITSAVAGLIIVIGSIIGIIIYCRKRQAKRRNVDVPRNDEETHRLPSHESPTSDQDQDTQV from the exons ATGAATTGGAAGCAGTGCATAGAGAATTACAACCCCGATCAATGCATAAAAGTATACAACATCTTTTCTGGAGAGGATGTCTTTTCCTGTGGAGAAGTCTGTGGTACTAAATATCATAAACAACTATGCAATAAATGTCCAA AGGAGTTTGTGGCGCTGAATAAAACCTGTGAAGATAGTACAACACAAGCTTCTTCACAAGCACAATCAACAACCACAGTTACTCCTCTAACAATATTGAGAACTACTCTGTTTATAACTAGAGCAACTACTGTCATAGACAACACCTCAGCTGCTGAGTATGtgacaaatgaaaacaaaacacTGACACCAGTGGTAACAGGACTCATCATTACCTCAGCTGTAGCAGGATTGATAATAGTCATCGGATCTATCATTGGTATCATCATTTATTGTCGGAAGCGACAAGCTAAACGAAGGAATGTAGATGTGCCACGAAATGACGAG GAAACGCATAGACTGCCTTCACATGAATCTCCAACTAGTGACCAGGACCAAGACACACAGGTCTAA